GAAGTACCCTAAAATTCTCACCATCTCCAAATTTACTAGGCAACTCCTTTTCTCCGAACTGGTTTAATTTTGCCTCAGTAATTCCTTCTGCATATAGATCATGGTAAACAACTCCAGAAAAAGCAACAATTGGATCAATACCAGAATATCCCTTTTCTTTAATATAGTTCTTAAACGCTAAATAGTATTCCAATGCGTGTTTTCTTGAGGAAGTAACGACCATTGCCTTGGCCTTCCCTCCAATACGTTTCATTACTACGTTACGAAAATGCTCCACAATCACTTCAATTTTCTGACTGATATTATGTGGATGTAGAGAAGCGAATCTTCCAATTGCCTTTAAAGCTTTCTTTTTATTCAGTTCAGGATCATCTTCTATCGTTTTTGACAATCGATAGTATTCTTTATAAGTAGTATAGTTTTTCAAAACATCCAAAATATAATTTTCTTCGATGGCCTGTCGCATGGAATACAAATGAAAAGGCATAGGTTTACCTTCTGCATTTTTATCCCCAAAAACTTCTAGGGTTTTTGCTTTGGGTGTTGCCGTGAAAGCAAAAATAGAGATGTTCGGCTGAGGGCCTCGTTTGCGAATTGCCTCTCGGATTACATCTTCATCGTCATCTTCTTCATCTAATTTCATTTCCAACGCTTCGGATTCATCCAGTGTCAGAACTTTTCCACCGAGAACCTCTGCCATGTTTTTTGAGGATTCTCCTCCTTGGCTACTATGTGCCTCATCGATGATGACTGCATATTTCCTATGCGGGAGTTCCGATAGATGTTTTAAAGCAAATGGAAACTTCTGCAAAGTAGTAATGATGATACTGGCCCCCGACTGGATCGCACTTGCCAATTGTTTGGAATCATCATCGATTCTTTGTACAACCCCTTGTTTGTGTTCGAATTGATAAATGGTGTCCTGCAATTGGCGATCGAGCACATTTCTGTCTGTAATTACAATCACTGAATCGAAAATCTTTTCGTCCCTATCGTTAAATAGACTACTCAATCGATATGTTAGCCATGCAATGGAATTACTTTTTCCGCTTCCTGCGGAATGTTGGATTAGATAATTTTTTCCAGAACCATTTTTCTTCGCATCTAGAGACACTTTCCGCACAACATCGATTTGGTGGAATCTTGGAAACAAGGTAGATTCTTTGGTATATTTTTTACCGTCGCTATAATAGTCCTCTTTTTTTGTATGTAAAAATCGAGATAAGAGCTCGAGCCAACTATCAGGACTTAAAATCTCTTCCCAAAAGTAAGAAGTTTTATAACCGTTTGGATTTACCGGGTTACCTGCTCCTAACCCATTCCCTTTGTTGAATGGAATGAATTTTGTATTTTTACCATCTAATTTAGTAGTTAGATACACTTCATCGGGATCAACGGCAAAATGGACTAAGGCGCGTTTTTTGAATTGAAATAGTAGCTCCTTGGGATCACGATCTAATTTGTATTGTTGGATTGCATTTTGGACATTCTGTCCGGTAAAATGGTTCTTTAGTTCCATTGTCGCAAGAGGAAGGCCATTCAATGATAAAAGAATATCGACACTATTGTTGTTTTTTAAAGAATAGTGAACTTGCCTTGTGACTATGAGTTCGTTCTTTTGATAGTCGTCGTAAGTATCAGGATTTAACTTACTCTCCGGTTTAAAATAAGCCAACTTAAATTTAACACCGCTGTCAGTAATACCGTGTCGTAAGACATCCAAAGTCCCCCTTAGTTCCAGTTCCTTATACAACCTTTGGAAGAATTTATTTTCCGTATCTTCTTTGTAATAGGCTTTTAGTTTTTCCCATTCCTTGACTTGAGAACGTAAAATAAAAGATAAGATATGTGATTTAAAAAGACAAATATTTTTATCAAATTGAGATGGATCGCCCAAGATCCAACCAGATGATGTTAGGTGGTCCTTGATGGCGGTTTCAAATGCGTTTTCTGTATGGATGGATTGGTTCATAACAATACCCCTTTTCTCATTTCGTCTAGTAGCTGGAAAGGAGGCCAATTGAAATATGTATGCTGTGATTTTGTAAAGTTTTCTGAAGCCAGTTTATCTATTTCATCGATTACTGAATTTTCAATTTCAAATACTTCCATAAAGAAAACACACCAAGCAAGGCCCTCCACTCTCTTGTGTACTGCACCCGAATCTTTTTTCAATATGAACGGATCATTCAAAAGCATAATTGCTTTTTTCCTAAAGTCGAGGACTTGTTTAGACAACCAATCCCTAAAAATCGTTTTATCACTTAAAGAGGAAACAAAGCCAAGGAGCTCCTCTTCTGAATAAACGAAATATCGTTTATTTTTCATCTTTCGTTCATCATTCTTTTCTGAAAGTTTAGTAATTATTATTTCTTTTATAATTTCTCCGCGAACTTGATCGACTAAAATTGGATCTAGGAAGCTTTCAAGTTCTTTTAAAACCAAAGCTAACTCTTTTAAAGAGTTTCGATGGTTAAGCAAAAAGAATGCAATTTTACCTGCCATTTGATCCGACTGCGTATTGTTTACTAGTTCAATAATAGTATTTTTTGATCTTCCATAGATATTCGAACTAACATATTCAGTTCCCCAATTTGAATTCTTGATTTGAATCATTTTCTTAAAGAGTGAGACATTGAGACTAATTGATTCTTCTTCCTTAAGATCCAATTGCATCTCCAGTGATTCCTCAAGTTCTTTACGGTATCCTTCATGCGTGATCGAGTTTAGAACATCAGTTGAGTAAATATAATAAGCTAGAATTCCCAATTGATGAATCCAAGGGCAATTGGATCCGATCAATGCCGAAACAAATTCTCCGACTTTTCCCAATTTTACTTCATGTATCAAATTTTGAGGCAACAGCTGTCCTAATCGCGCAGGGATTTCTATTTGCCTCATGTCAATCTCAGAATTAAAATTCTTTAGTTTGTTAAAAAACCCTACCTTCTCAAAATGTTCTTCTAAAATCTTTACAACAAACTGAGGATCCGTAGACAAGTAACCTTTCAAAACCATCATTGTGAGATCAAAATGCAAACCACCATCCTGATATAAACTTGCTAACTCGTTTAGCCATTCATGAGGAAGCCCAGTTCTTACAGAAAAAATATGAATGATTTTCGATAATTGGTCATAACTTACGATTTCTTCTTTGATACCAATTGGCTTTTCCATAATTTTTAAATTTTGTATGTATTCACGGAATTTCGTTTTTACGTTTTCTTTTGATAAGAAAGTTTCAAATACTGATCTTTCAAATTTTGACTCAGATCTGTATGGAGTATGAACAAGAAACAGATTCAATACCCCAAAGATGTTAAATAATTCTTGTTCAGAGATTTGGTCTAAATTCTCACTTAGAGAGGTAAAATCGCATTCTGTTTCAGAATCGAATTTAGGCTTGTATTTAAGTTTCTCTCCGATTCGTTCTTCTTCCACTTCAAAGAAAATGGAAATACCAAACTTTTCTAATAATCTTTTACCTAATTCTAAGCAATCTTTGTATTTTTGGCTAAGCAGGGTTTCAGATTCAGAAACTTTTTCTTTATAAACTTTCGGCCAAACCTCTATGACATCCAAATCTATTTCACCTTCTATCCATTTTTTCACACTTGAATGACCAGCCATGAGGGCTTTGATGTATTGAATCACCTCTACTGTAGTTTCTGAGTTTAATTTGCTTAGACTTGTCGGTGTACCAGCAAAGTAAGAACTTAACGATGAACTTAGTAAATAACCATCTAGAGTCTCTTCTGAATCGGAATATTGTATAAAAATATAACGATCATGGAAGCTTCTTTGGTTATTCGATTTATTAATATCCACTATCGTTGAACCGAAAGATATCGTATGCGTGTATTCCAAACATTTAGATACAA
The nucleotide sequence above comes from Leptospira harrisiae. Encoded proteins:
- a CDS encoding type I restriction endonuclease subunit R yields the protein MNQSIHTENAFETAIKDHLTSSGWILGDPSQFDKNICLFKSHILSFILRSQVKEWEKLKAYYKEDTENKFFQRLYKELELRGTLDVLRHGITDSGVKFKLAYFKPESKLNPDTYDDYQKNELIVTRQVHYSLKNNNSVDILLSLNGLPLATMELKNHFTGQNVQNAIQQYKLDRDPKELLFQFKKRALVHFAVDPDEVYLTTKLDGKNTKFIPFNKGNGLGAGNPVNPNGYKTSYFWEEILSPDSWLELLSRFLHTKKEDYYSDGKKYTKESTLFPRFHQIDVVRKVSLDAKKNGSGKNYLIQHSAGSGKSNSIAWLTYRLSSLFNDRDEKIFDSVIVITDRNVLDRQLQDTIYQFEHKQGVVQRIDDDSKQLASAIQSGASIIITTLQKFPFALKHLSELPHRKYAVIIDEAHSSQGGESSKNMAEVLGGKVLTLDESEALEMKLDEEDDDEDVIREAIRKRGPQPNISIFAFTATPKAKTLEVFGDKNAEGKPMPFHLYSMRQAIEENYILDVLKNYTTYKEYYRLSKTIEDDPELNKKKALKAIGRFASLHPHNISQKIEVIVEHFRNVVMKRIGGKAKAMVVTSSRKHALEYYLAFKNYIKEKGYSGIDPIVAFSGVVYHDLYAEGITEAKLNQFGEKELPSKFGDGENFRVLLVADKYQTGFDQPLLHTMYVDKKINGVKAVQTLSRLNRICPGKEDTFVIDFANERQTILDSFQPYYETTILNEPTNPNQLYDFKILLDASQIYFQSEVDAFAKVFYREGNQDTKSQAKLYSYIDPSIDRYKGKTEDEQDSFKKQLISYLRLYSFLSQIIPFQDIDLEKLYSFGRYLVQKIPRANYIEKLQLDDEVALQFYRLKKIEEGDLVLQIQGEASLDGKKESVTGKEKEEKAKLSDIIQILNDKFGTDFNETDKLFFNQMEEELYQDEQLKTRAQNNPVENFRYAFDEVFVNKLIDRMENNQEIFDKIMSSPEFKKEVEDWMLLRIFNRFNKQ
- a CDS encoding VPA1262 family protein; amino-acid sequence: MTTESNLIKTYRARLYLLRGETEPPRLLHGCIFPWDVLPEYLNRVTSIELETSFKGLGTVYRLDFAINEENAEDFFLNIRNKSLGNFSFLNVSKVSENSLLSWKFPETHQLFSDVFLEKENGINLIREHRSWQNLVIQGSARADILLELNKDPFFQVEDHVFQELNSFFKDEIGFDLFIGQMSELYPKGEEWKRLGNLEWIKYIGQQKENKFYSIEITKENVIRFILKPEVSEKAFIAVSFQVSNFALMHSHGMKTCRRSEDNEFVIEFPLGNRDYCQGYYQIFEGHSNDSFKMIIEDRIQYVREINIGMGFGVGLPDLKVPKSSGNKFLSELGSESHGSRNVKQKLLESPIVVKARETDDMFSHLQKYEELLYKKRKKDSKAYSKFFSGDASDKLEFALFMKNLTSSNESKKPSAIYVMDPFINEEVVSSLMVHQNIPVHVILNSSQSRIPMEGDENPNIGAVLIQRIVSKCLEYTHTISFGSTIVDINKSNNQRSFHDRYIFIQYSDSEETLDGYLLSSSLSSYFAGTPTSLSKLNSETTVEVIQYIKALMAGHSSVKKWIEGEIDLDVIEVWPKVYKEKVSESETLLSQKYKDCLELGKRLLEKFGISIFFEVEEERIGEKLKYKPKFDSETECDFTSLSENLDQISEQELFNIFGVLNLFLVHTPYRSESKFERSVFETFLSKENVKTKFREYIQNLKIMEKPIGIKEEIVSYDQLSKIIHIFSVRTGLPHEWLNELASLYQDGGLHFDLTMMVLKGYLSTDPQFVVKILEEHFEKVGFFNKLKNFNSEIDMRQIEIPARLGQLLPQNLIHEVKLGKVGEFVSALIGSNCPWIHQLGILAYYIYSTDVLNSITHEGYRKELEESLEMQLDLKEEESISLNVSLFKKMIQIKNSNWGTEYVSSNIYGRSKNTIIELVNNTQSDQMAGKIAFFLLNHRNSLKELALVLKELESFLDPILVDQVRGEIIKEIIITKLSEKNDERKMKNKRYFVYSEEELLGFVSSLSDKTIFRDWLSKQVLDFRKKAIMLLNDPFILKKDSGAVHKRVEGLAWCVFFMEVFEIENSVIDEIDKLASENFTKSQHTYFNWPPFQLLDEMRKGVLL